GGTTTGAGACACTACCTCTAATCTCGTCTGCCGGGTGAGACTCTAGCTCTTTCAACATTACTCATCCAAACATAATTAAAATACTAAAATAATAATTATTCTAGGGTCTTTAAGGTGACCTCAGTACACATAAGAAAAGCAAAGCCTGAAGACCTTCTGGAAGTCATAAACATTAACATGATATCACTCAAAGAACACTACCCTGAAGACTTCTGGAGACACCACTTAGAGATGTGGGGTGAAGCTTTCTTAGTAGCTGACTTAGACTCTAAGGTAGTAGGGTACGTTATGTGTAGGGTTGAGAGAGGCCTAGGCTATATCAATAAATCACTACTTAAGAAACTAGGACACATAATAAGCATAGCTGTCCACCCAGACTACAGGGGTAGGGGCATAGGATACTCTCTCATGGTTGAGGCGCTGAGGAAATTAAAAGAATTCTATAAAGTTAGTGAAGTCTATCTTGAGGTTAGAGTGAGTAATGAGTCAGCCATCAAGCTGTATGAGAAGCTCGGCTTTAAAAAAGTCCAGAGAATAAGGTTTTACTATCTTGACGGTGAAGACGCTTGGTTAATGGCTAGAGAAGTTTAAGTTCTTGAGCCGAAAACTCTCCGATACTCAAGTAAGTTTCAAGTCTAAGAAGAGAGTATCTCTACCTAATGAGTAGACCCTAATTCCACCATAGCTTGTGTAGCACTCAGAGTTGCTTGAGCTAACAAATACGTACGGCTTAACATAATCTAGGAAATCTTTGAGTTCTGGTAGTCCCGACCTAACCCCAAACTCCGGCACGAAGTCGCATAAGCCGTAGGCGGGAAAGTAAGAAAAGAGCAAGATTCTTTTTCTTGACTGATTACTTAACAATACACGTAGTCTCGAGATAGCGTGCCAGGGGTCTATACCTCCTACACCTGCTATCAGGTAATCACCTAAGTCAGTTAAGCGGGCGTCTAGTAAAGCACCTAAATTTCTGGCAGTCTTGGTTACGTATATGTCGTCATGCTTGCTAGTCACTATAAAGAAGTTTTTGAGGACTGAACTCACGTAGTATAGGGGTATTCTAGGTGCTCCCACGAAAACGTAAGCACTCACACTACTGTCTACGTGAGAGTAGAGCTCTCTTGAGAGTTTAAGTCGTGCTCCGTTCAGTATTCTGAGTAACATAGGTACTCACCTGATATAATGCCAAGCCAGCAGCAACTATGTCTGAAGTACTTCCAGGATTTAACTCGTTCTCCCTAACGTAGTTGTCTATACGTTCCCACACCTCTTCACCGATACTGGCTCTTAGAACAGATAAATGCTTGAGTAGTAGGGCGCTGTTGAGGTTCTTGCTTTTAAGCACTAAAGTATCTAGGTTGCTTGAGAGCACCTTCGTATGCGTTGTCGTGACAGAGCCTAATAGTGTACTTAGGGTAGGCTTTTCTTCAAGTAGACTTTCATGAACTCCCAGAACTCTCTTGAAGCCCGTCACTATCTCATGACTAACTACGTCCAAGTACATAGAGTCTTTCAAAACATCCCACAAACTGAAGTTCTTTAGTGCCGAGTCAGTTTCAACGTTAACTGAGGGTATCCTCCCGAAATACTCGCCTAAGTGACTTATCGAGGCTTTCTTTAACGCCAGATAGAAATCCTTGTGAGTCTCTTTCTTAAGTCCATCAATAATTACTTGGTGATACTTAGTAACTACTTTGTCTACGGCAGCTATTGAATCACCACACACTAGAGCCTTAATTACCACGTAAAGGAGGGGGGACGCGAGCATTAAGTACCCGAAAGCAGTGTTGGTCTTGAGGAGCGGGTGAGTGCTGGCACTCTCGACATACTTTAGCAAGTACGAGCCTAACCTGAGGTCTTTGCTAGTGATCGCGTCTCTAGCAGTCTCCTCCAGCGAGGGTCTCAGAACGTTAGGGGTGTACACGAAGTGAATTATGTTTAAGTCTTTCACGCTCTTATACCCGCTGACTGTGCTTAGCTTGAAGGGAGCTAAAGCTTCTAAAAGTATTGATGTCGAGAATATATCTATTACCACGTTTACTCTGGTCTTAAATAACGTGTCTTGAAATACTCCTCCCAACTCACTCACTAACTAGGTTTATCTGCCAA
Above is a genomic segment from Zestosphaera sp. containing:
- the rimI gene encoding ribosomal protein S18-alanine N-acetyltransferase — translated: MTSVHIRKAKPEDLLEVININMISLKEHYPEDFWRHHLEMWGEAFLVADLDSKVVGYVMCRVERGLGYINKSLLKKLGHIISIAVHPDYRGRGIGYSLMVEALRKLKEFYKVSEVYLEVRVSNESAIKLYEKLGFKKVQRIRFYYLDGEDAWLMAREV
- a CDS encoding triphosphoribosyl-dephospho-CoA synthase — translated: MSELGGVFQDTLFKTRVNVVIDIFSTSILLEALAPFKLSTVSGYKSVKDLNIIHFVYTPNVLRPSLEETARDAITSKDLRLGSYLLKYVESASTHPLLKTNTAFGYLMLASPLLYVVIKALVCGDSIAAVDKVVTKYHQVIIDGLKKETHKDFYLALKKASISHLGEYFGRIPSVNVETDSALKNFSLWDVLKDSMYLDVVSHEIVTGFKRVLGVHESLLEEKPTLSTLLGSVTTTHTKVLSSNLDTLVLKSKNLNSALLLKHLSVLRASIGEEVWERIDNYVRENELNPGSTSDIVAAGLALYQVSTYVTQNTERSTT